In Festucalex cinctus isolate MCC-2025b chromosome 21, RoL_Fcin_1.0, whole genome shotgun sequence, one genomic interval encodes:
- the dcph1 gene encoding damage-control phosphatase ARMT1 produces the protein MAADHTGDVVPPSLSAKVVGSFAYLTVRDRLPTILTKVIDTIHRNKNKFFEEYGKEGIQAEKQTISLLSKLRNELQTDKPILALVDSLEDADPWNRYLQRQQWQHGNQEVVSWFKSPWLYVECYMYRRIQEALWLNPPISGYDVFNEGKTQSFFESQQAIMALCTYFESFNKKREDMSENELQEYFNKLLQVCLWGNKCDLSISAGVDNSQKISPIDSLVALQMFILVDDSDAVWSTLFSARQQRKAGKRSSSRMDFVLDNAGFELVTDLVLADFLMSSGLAQEIRFHGKSFPWFVSDVTAEDFHWTIRQTMAANHRWMSQRGVQWQQYVKEGVWSYHDHPFWTQPNEFCDMSADAPDLYATLQSADLVLFKGDLNYRKLAGDRDWDHTVSFDTALRGFGPAPLCSLRTLKANIQVGLQPGQGSKLSSQDPDWMTSGKYAIIQFYKPNTDQQDSPQNQ, from the exons ATGGCGGCCGACCACACCGGCGACGTTGTTCCTCCTTCTCTGTCAGCTAAAGTAGTTGG GTCGTTTGCTTACTTGACTGTGAGAGACAGATTGCCCACCATCCTCACCAAAGTCATAGACACAATCCATCGcaacaaaaacaagttttttgAAGAATATGGGAAG GAGGGAATCCAGGCAGAGAAGCAAACCATTTCTCTGCTGTCCAAGCTGAGGAATGAGCTGCAGACAGACAAACCCATACTCGCCCTGGTGGACAGCCTGGAGGACGCAGACCCTTGGAACCGGTACCTGCAGAGACAACAGTGGCAGCATGGGAATCAGGAGGTGGTCAGCTGGTTCAAGTCTCCATGGCTGTATGTGGAGTGCTATATGTACCGCAGGATACAGGAAGCCCTCTGGCTCAA CCCTCCCATCAGTGGCTACGACGTCTTCAATGAGGGGAAGACTCAGAGCTTCTTTGAGTCTCAGCAGGCTATAATGGCGTTATGCACGTACTTTGAGAGCTTCAACAAGAAAAGGGAAGACATGTCAGAAAATGAACTTCAGGAGTATTTCAACAAATTGCTTCAG GTTTGTCTTTGGGGCAACAAATGTGATCTGTCGATTTCCGCTGGCGTGGACAATTCGCAGAAGATCAGTCCCATCGACTCTTTAGTCGCCCTGCAGATGTTCATCTTAGTGGACGACTCTGACGCCGTGTGGTCGACGCTCTTTTCTGCCCGGCAACAGAGAAAGGCGGGGAAAAGGAGCTCCAGCCGAATGGACTTTGTCCTGGATAACGCTGGCTTTGAGCTGGTCACCGACTTGGTCCTGGCCGATTTCCTGATGTCCTCTGGTCTGGCCCAGGAGATCCGCTTCCATGGTAAATCCTTCCCGTGGTTCGTCTCTGACGTGACGGCCGAGGATTTTCATTGGACCATCCGGCAGACCATGGCGGCCAATCACAGGTGGATGTCTCAGAGAGGGGTGCAGTGGCAGCAATACGTGAAGGAGGGCGTGTGGTCCTATCACGACCATCCCTTTTGGACGCAGCCCAACGAGTTCTGTGACATGTCGGCTGACGCGCCGGACCTGTACGCCACTCTGCAGTCGGCCGACTTGGTGCTGTTTAAAGGCGATCTAAACTACAGGAAGCTGGCAGGAGATCGTGACTGGGACCACACAGTGAGCTTTGACACTGCACTGAGGGGATTTGGACCTGCACCGCTCTGCAGTTTGAGGACTCTTAAGGCTAACATTCAAGTCGGTCTGCAACCAGGCCAGGGGAGCAAGCTGAGCTCTCAAGACCCAGACTGGATGACTAGTGGAAAGTACGCCATTATTCAGTTCTACAAGCCAAACACAGATCAGCAAGACTCACCACAGAATCAATGA
- the esr1 gene encoding LOW QUALITY PROTEIN: estrogen receptor (The sequence of the model RefSeq protein was modified relative to this genomic sequence to represent the inferred CDS: inserted 2 bases in 1 codon), which produces MSASRRDEGNESSSREDGCRLKRQSPAKSRKPCGAPPGSGIRPAAPELENLSTPRPSPPPRAPLSGMYPEESRGSGGVATVDFLEGTYDYASPAPAQTPLYSHPAPGYYSAPLETHGSPSDGSLQSLGSGPTSPLVFVPTSPRLSPFMHPPGHHYLETTSTPIYRSSETVGQQQASRDDQCGTSDEAYVLGGSEAAAAIGVFEMAKETRFCAVCSDYASGYHYGVWSCEGCKAFFKRSIQGHNDYVCPATNQCTIDRNRRKSCQACRLRKCYEVGMMKGGVRKDRGRVTRRDKRRTGATEKLTKETEHRKMNPQDGRKQSGGGSASGGRSSVSEIPPEQVLNRAKTETSKSNNTXNWIKFEERVCFLLCQVLLLLQGAEPPILCSRQKLSRPYTEVSMMTLLTSMADKELVHMIAWAKKLPGFLQLSLHDQVQLLESSWLEVLMIGLVWRSIHCPGKLIFAQDLILDRSEGDCVEGMAEIFDMLLATASRFRMLRLKPEEFVCLKAIILLNSGAFAFCTGTMEPLHDGAAVQGMLDTITDALIHHISQSGCTVQQQARRQAQLLLLLSHIRHMSNKGMEHLYSMKCKNKVPLYDLLLEMLDAHRLHRPVRAAQSWSQPERTPPSGSNGATSSSGGRGGHESLSRGPPCPSVLQFGGSRPDCAEIL; this is translated from the exons ATGAGCGCGAGTCGGAGGGATGAGGGAAACGAGTCGAGCAGCAGAGAGGACGGTTGTCGTTTAAAGAG GCAGAGCCCGGCAAAGAGCAGGAAGCCTTGCGGAGCGCCGCCGGGGTCCGGCATCCGCCCGGCCGCCCCAGAGCTGGAGAACCTGTCCACGCCGCGACCGTCGCCCCCGCCCCGCGCCCCCCTCAGCGGCATGTACCCCGAAGAGAGCCGGGGGTCCGGTGGGGTGGCCACGGTGGACTTCCTGGAGGGGACGTACGACTACGCCTCCCCGGCTCCGGCCCAGACGCCGCTTTACAGCCACCCGGCGCCGGGCTATTACTCGGCGCCCCTGGAGACGCACGGATCGCCCTCGGACGGCAGCCTCCAGTCGCTGGGCAGTGGGCCCACCAGCCCCCTCGTGTTTGTGCCCACCAGCCCCCGACTCAGCCCATTCATGCACCCCCCCGGACATCACTATCTGGAAACCACTTCAACGCCCATCTACAG GTCCAGCGAGACGGTCGGTCAGCAGCAGGCGTCCAGGGACGACCAGTGCGGCACAAGTGACGAGGCGTACGTCTTGGGGGGCTcggaggccgccgccgccatcgGGGTGTTCGAGATGGCCAAGGAGACGCGTTTCTGTGCCGTGTGCAGCGACTATGCATCGGGCTACCACTATGGGGTGTGGTCCTGCGAGGGATGCAAGGCCTTCTTTAAGAGGAGCATTCAAG GTCACAATGACTACGTGTGCCCAGCAACCAATCAGTGTACTATTGACAGGAATCGCAGGAAGAGCTGCCAAGCGTGCCGACTAAGGAAGTGTTATGAAGTGGGCATGATGAAAGGAG GTGTGCGCAAAGACCGCGGTCGCGTTACACGCCGTGACAAGCGGCGGACCGGGGCTACGGAGAAGTTGACCAAGGAGACCGAGCATAGAAAAATGAACCCCCAGGACGGGAGGAAACAGAGCGGCGGCGGAAGTGCCAGTGGCGGAAGATCGTCAGTATCGGAAATCCCGCCTGAGCAGGTTCTGAATCGCGCAAAGACAGAAACGTCAAAAAGCAACAACAC TAACTGGATTAAATTTGAAGAACGTGTTTGTTTCCTGCTTTGTCAGGTGCTTCTCCTGCTGCAGGGGGCCGAACCCCCGATATTATGTTCCCGACAGAAGCTGAGCCGACCCTACACAGAGGTCAGCATGATGACGTTGCTCACCAGCATGGCTGACAAGGAGCTGGTCCACATGATCGCCTGGGCCAAGAAGCTGCCAG GCTTCCTCCAGCTGTCGCTGCACGACCAGGTGCAGCTGCTGGAGAGCTCGTGGCTGGAGGTGCTGATGATCGGCCTCGTCTGGAGGTCCATCCACTGTCCAGGCAAGCTCATCTTCGCTCAGGACCTCATTCTGGACAG GAGTGAAGGCGACTGCGTGGAAGGCATGGCGGAGATCTTCGACATGCTGCTGGCCACGGCCTCCCGTTTCCGCATGCTCAGACTCAAGCCCGAGGAGTTCGTCTGCCTCAAAGCGATCATCTTGCTCAACTCTG GCGCCTTTGCGTTCTGCACGGGCACCATGGAGCCGCTCCATGACGGCGCGGCGGTGCAGGGCATGCTGGACACCATCACGGACGCCCTCATACATCACATCAGCCAATCAGGATGCACGGTGCAGCAGCAGGCCAGACGCCAGGctcagctgctgctgctcctctCTCACATCAGACACATGAG taacaaaggcatggagcACCTGTACAGCATGAAGTGCAAGAACAAGGTGCCACTGTACGACCTGCTGCTGGAGATGCTGGACGCTCACCGCCTGCACCGTCCCGTCAGAGCCGCGCAGAGCTGGTCCCAGCCAGAGAGAACGCCTCCCAGCGGCAGTAACGGCGCCACCTCCAGTTCGGGAGGCCGCGGCGGCCACGAGAGCCTGAGCAGAGGCCCGCCGTGTCCAAGCGTGCTGCAGTTCGGAGGCTCCCGCCCCGACTGCGCGGAAATCCTGTGA